GCAAGAGAAGTAGATAAAGAAATGTTTAATTGATAATTTTGTCCTCCTGCTCGAATCAAGAGTAAAAAATCAGTTTTAGTCAACTGATATATTTTTTGAATTCTTCCACCATTTAAAGAATGATTTAATTCTTCTGTCAAAAAATATAGAAATCTTCCATCTAAACTCATAAAATCACCATAACCATTATACCACAACCAGAAAAAACAAAAAAAAAATTTACTAATTTTCATATTTGTGGTATTATAAACAATAATGCCAATATTTTGGGGGAATCGGTATGAAGCTAAACGAACGCGGCTTGTTGGTTGTCATAAGTGGGCCGTCAGGTGTTGGAAAAGGAACAATCCGAAAAGCATTGTTTGAAATACCTGAAAATAATTTTTGTTATTCTGTTTCAATGACCTCAAGAAAGCCTAGACTAGGTGAAGTAGATGGCGTTGATTATTTTTTTGTGAGTCGTGAAGTATTTGAACAAAAAATTAAAGAAAATAAATTTTTAGAATATGCGATCTTTGTTGATGAATATTATGGAACTCCTTTGGATTTTGTAGAAGATAAATTGTCTCAAGGCAAAGAAGTGATAATTGAAATTGAAGTTCAAGGAGCTTTACAAGTAAGAGAAAAAATGTCAGAAGCTGTTTTCGTTTTTATTGTTCCGCCATCAAAACAAGTGCTTTTAGATCGTTTAACAAAAAGAGGAACAGAAAAAACACAAGATATTCAAAAAAGAGTCGATAAAGCCGAAAGAGAATATCATTTAGCGTACAAATATGATTACATCGTTGTAAATGATGATGTAGACAATGCAGCCGATCGAATTTTTGCTATTATTAGAGCAGAACATGCAAAAACAGAAAGATCTATTCACAAATATTATAAATTAATGGAGGGAAATACAAGTGGGGAATCGAAATAGTGAAGGACTTCGTTATCCTTCAATCGACGAATTATTATTAGTAATTGATTCAAAGTACAAGCTTGCTTATATTTCGGCAAAAAGAGCTAAAATTATCAAACAAGATAATTACTCCTCTGTTGAAAATAAGTGCGTAAAACCAGTTGGACAAGCGCTTGAAGAAATACTAGAAGGAAAAGTAAAAGCGGAATTTTAAAACAGTTGAGAGACTGTTTTTCTTTTTGATTTTTTTATTTTTCGCAATTTTATAGATAGAATTTATGATATAATGAAAGTAATGAATTTGGAGTTGATATGATGAATGACAAAATGGAAAAACTATTAAAATTAATGGAATTAAACGATTCCATTATTTCAGAATATGGGTCTCTTCAGTCGCTTGAAGTAGACGATATGACTTGTACTTGGATTTTTTCTTTTTTATTTGATAAACCAATTCCTATCTTACGATACAGGAATTTTATTTCTCATCTGCGAAATATCCCTGAGACTGTAAGTAGTGTTCATAAAATTGAATATACTGTTACATTTGAAGAATCAAATGATTCAGACTTAATGGACTATTATGAATATGTAATCGATTTTTTAACAGACGAAGACAAACGCATTTCTCCTTTGAAAGAATACCCTACCGATATTGAAAATAAAAACATTAAAATTTTAGTTCCTTATGGAGCTAAATCCGCCAGTATGTTTCGCAAAGAAATAGAAAATGAATTACATAAAAATGGGTTTCATGCTGTTGTCGAAATTCAAGTGGATGAATCCTGTAAACCCATAGAAGAACAAATCGCTAAAACAAGTCGCTCTTTTGTTGATTCAAATCAAGTTAGCACCATTTCAAAGCGAGCTGTTTACGAACAACTTTATGAAGACAAGCCAGTTGGGAACGATTTTTTTGCAATTAAAGATTTGCCTTATGATGAACAAGATTTAGAAGAATACAAAGCTAAAAATGGAAACAAAGCTAATTTTACACTTCAAGGAAATATAGTTAGCATTGAAATAAGAGAACTAAGATCTTCTTCACAAGCAAATATGATTATCTCAGATGGAGAGGATTCCATTTCTATTAAAAAACGACTTACATCTCCTGAGGATAAAACTTTTTGCAATGCAATCAAAGAAGGAACTGGACTTTTGGTTAATGGGTACGCTATCTATGATTCGTATTATGGAGAAGTCGTTATTAATGCAATTGGTCTTGCAAAATCTACGGATATTATTCCAAAATCGTTAAGAGAAGATGATGCAAAAGAAAAAAGAGTTGAATTACACATCCATACAAAGATGTCTTCTTTGGATGGGGTTAACACAATAACAGAATATGTGGAAAGGGCCAAAATTTGGGGACATACCGCAATTGGAGTTTGTGATCATGGTTCAGTTCAATCTTTTCCTGAACTCTTTCAATTGACGAAAGATCAATCCATTAAACCTTTATATGGATTAGAATTAACTTATGTTAATGACGAATCCGTTCGAATTACCAAAGGAGATGCCAATCAATTATTAAGTGATGCGACTTACGTGGTATTTGATATTGAAACGACAGGATTGTCCGTAATGTACGATACTTTAATTGAAATTGCTGGAGTAAAAATAAAAAACGGAGCTATCATTGGTGACTTTCAATCTTTTGTAAATCCTCAAAAAGAGTTATCGGATTTTACAACAAAGTTGACAGGAATTACAGCTTCAATGGTGAAAGATGCGCCGCTGATTTATACAGTATTAAAAGATTTTTATGAGTTTAGTAAAGATGCAATTCTTGTTGCTCATAATGCGGATTTTGATTTAGGACATATCTATTACAATTACAAAAACATAGGAGTGTTTAAAGGAATTCAACCATCAATTGACACTTTAACTTTAGCTAAAGCACTTTATCCGGATCGGAGCCGATATTCTTTAGACCAATTATGTCGTTTCTTAAAAGTTCCATTAAATGATCATCACCGAGCTATTAATGATGCAAAAGCAACCACTGAAGTATTTTTACACATGCTCAAAAAATTAAGAAAAGAAGGAATTCATCGTTTTAATGATATTAATTTACTAATAGATCCACAAAATGTACATAAATATCCTTATCCAAAGCACATCAATCTATTAGTTAAAAAACAAGAAGGATTAAAAAATTTATATAAAATTTTATCACAAGCTTTGACAGTTCACTTTGATAGAGATGGAAAAGTGGTTAAATCCAATTTAGATAAATTTCGAAAAGGAATA
This is a stretch of genomic DNA from Bacillota bacterium. It encodes these proteins:
- the gmk gene encoding guanylate kinase, with translation MKLNERGLLVVISGPSGVGKGTIRKALFEIPENNFCYSVSMTSRKPRLGEVDGVDYFFVSREVFEQKIKENKFLEYAIFVDEYYGTPLDFVEDKLSQGKEVIIEIEVQGALQVREKMSEAVFVFIVPPSKQVLLDRLTKRGTEKTQDIQKRVDKAEREYHLAYKYDYIVVNDDVDNAADRIFAIIRAEHAKTERSIHKYYKLMEGNTSGESK
- the rpoZ gene encoding DNA-directed RNA polymerase subunit omega, which translates into the protein MGNRNSEGLRYPSIDELLLVIDSKYKLAYISAKRAKIIKQDNYSSVENKCVKPVGQALEEILEGKVKAEF